The Watersipora subatra chromosome 1, tzWatSuba1.1, whole genome shotgun sequence genome has a window encoding:
- the LOC137405002 gene encoding nuclear transcription factor Y subunit gamma-like isoform X3, whose amino-acid sequence MADAEPTFSVTATEEQTESHQWLSTFWPRIAAEIKATKQSDFKTQELPLARIKKIMKLDEDVKMISQEAPLLFAKAAEIFISELALRAWVQTEDSKRRTLQDGGEAVQYYVQTQTGLSGVAQPIQLSQSLPAGAQVVQVQSPQQTNQTVPTQIQLTPSQLQAIQQQIGSAQQIVVQSGGEQQQQVFTTNSGAQIQQVQFLQQS is encoded by the exons ATGGCAGATGCCGAGCCAACATTCTCTGTAACTGCAACAGAAGAGCAGACTGAATCTCATCAGTGGCTCTCTACCTTTTGGCCTCGCATTGCTGCTGAGATAAAGGCAACGAAGCAG TCTGATTTCAAGACCCAGGAGCTGCCTTTGGCTCGGATTAAAAAGATTATGAAACTGGATGAAGATGTGAAAATGATAAGTCAAGAAGCTCCACTATTATTTGCCAAAGCTGCTGAAATTTTTATCAGTGAGTTGGCGCTGCGGGCTTGGGTACAGACTGAGGATAGCAAGCGACGTACATTACAG GATGGAGGTGAAGCAGTCCAGTATTATGTCCAGACACAGACTGGTCTCTCAGGTGTAGCTCAACCTATCCAGTTG AGTCAGAGCTTGCCAGCTGGTGCGCAGGTTGTCCAGGTCCAGTCTCCGCAGCAGACAAACCAGACAGTGCCAACG CAGATACAGTTAACACCAAGTCAGTTACAGGCTATTCAGCAGCAAATAGGCAGTGCTCAGCAAATTGTTGTCCAGTCAGGGGGCGAACAGCAGCAGCAGGTCTTTACCACCAATTCGGGTGCTCAG ATTCAACAAGTGCAATTTCTGCAGCAGTCATGA
- the LOC137405002 gene encoding nuclear transcription factor Y subunit gamma-like isoform X1 — translation MADAEPTFSVTATEEQTESHQWLSTFWPRIAAEIKATKQSDFKTQELPLARIKKIMKLDEDVKMISQEAPLLFAKAAEIFISELALRAWVQTEDSKRRTLQRNDISMAISKFDQFDFLIDIVPRDVDSKPSKRDGGEAVQYYVQTQTGLSGVAQPIQLSQSLPAGAQVVQVQSPQQTNQTVPTQIQLTPSQLQAIQQQIGSAQQIVVQSGGEQQQQVFTTNSGAQIQQVQFLQQS, via the exons ATGGCAGATGCCGAGCCAACATTCTCTGTAACTGCAACAGAAGAGCAGACTGAATCTCATCAGTGGCTCTCTACCTTTTGGCCTCGCATTGCTGCTGAGATAAAGGCAACGAAGCAG TCTGATTTCAAGACCCAGGAGCTGCCTTTGGCTCGGATTAAAAAGATTATGAAACTGGATGAAGATGTGAAAATGATAAGTCAAGAAGCTCCACTATTATTTGCCAAAGCTGCTGAAATTTTTATCAGTGAGTTGGCGCTGCGGGCTTGGGTACAGACTGAGGATAGCAAGCGACGTACATTACAG AGGAATGACATTTCAATGGCCATCTCCAAATTCGATCAATTTGATTTTCTTATTGATATTGTCCCAAGGGATGTAGATTCTAAGCCTTCAAAACGA GATGGAGGTGAAGCAGTCCAGTATTATGTCCAGACACAGACTGGTCTCTCAGGTGTAGCTCAACCTATCCAGTTG AGTCAGAGCTTGCCAGCTGGTGCGCAGGTTGTCCAGGTCCAGTCTCCGCAGCAGACAAACCAGACAGTGCCAACG CAGATACAGTTAACACCAAGTCAGTTACAGGCTATTCAGCAGCAAATAGGCAGTGCTCAGCAAATTGTTGTCCAGTCAGGGGGCGAACAGCAGCAGCAGGTCTTTACCACCAATTCGGGTGCTCAG ATTCAACAAGTGCAATTTCTGCAGCAGTCATGA
- the LOC137405002 gene encoding nuclear transcription factor Y subunit gamma-like isoform X2, whose amino-acid sequence MADAEPTFSVTATEEQTESHQWLSTFWPRIAAEIKATKQSDFKTQELPLARIKKIMKLDEDVKMISQEAPLLFAKAAEIFISELALRAWVQTEDSKRRTLQRNDISMAISKFDQFDFLIDIVPRDVDSKPSKRDGGEAVQYYVQTQTGLSGVAQPIQLSQSLPAGAQVVQVQSPQQTNQTVPTIQLTPSQLQAIQQQIGSAQQIVVQSGGEQQQQVFTTNSGAQIQQVQFLQQS is encoded by the exons ATGGCAGATGCCGAGCCAACATTCTCTGTAACTGCAACAGAAGAGCAGACTGAATCTCATCAGTGGCTCTCTACCTTTTGGCCTCGCATTGCTGCTGAGATAAAGGCAACGAAGCAG TCTGATTTCAAGACCCAGGAGCTGCCTTTGGCTCGGATTAAAAAGATTATGAAACTGGATGAAGATGTGAAAATGATAAGTCAAGAAGCTCCACTATTATTTGCCAAAGCTGCTGAAATTTTTATCAGTGAGTTGGCGCTGCGGGCTTGGGTACAGACTGAGGATAGCAAGCGACGTACATTACAG AGGAATGACATTTCAATGGCCATCTCCAAATTCGATCAATTTGATTTTCTTATTGATATTGTCCCAAGGGATGTAGATTCTAAGCCTTCAAAACGA GATGGAGGTGAAGCAGTCCAGTATTATGTCCAGACACAGACTGGTCTCTCAGGTGTAGCTCAACCTATCCAGTTG AGTCAGAGCTTGCCAGCTGGTGCGCAGGTTGTCCAGGTCCAGTCTCCGCAGCAGACAAACCAGACAGTGCCAACG ATACAGTTAACACCAAGTCAGTTACAGGCTATTCAGCAGCAAATAGGCAGTGCTCAGCAAATTGTTGTCCAGTCAGGGGGCGAACAGCAGCAGCAGGTCTTTACCACCAATTCGGGTGCTCAG ATTCAACAAGTGCAATTTCTGCAGCAGTCATGA